One Thermomonas paludicola genomic window, TCTGGTCCTGGCCGTCGCTGCCATACAGCAAGCTGCCATCGGTGAGGGTGCCGTCCACGTCGAAGCCGATCAGGCGGATCTTCGCGGCACGCCCAAGCACGGCGCCGGGATAGGCGGGGGATGTGATCATCGCCATCACACTACCCGCGCCAGCAGCAGGTCATGGATGTTCAGCGCGCCTGCCAGCCGCCCCGCGTCGTCCACCACCAGCAGCGAGCTGATCTTGTACGTTTCCATCAACTGCGCGGCTTCCACCGCCAACGCCTCGGGGCCGATGGTCCTGGGCGAGCGGGTCATCACCGCGTCGATGCGGGTGTTGCGCAGATCCACATGGGCGTCGTCCAGGCTGCGGCGCAGGTCGCCGTCGGTGTACAGCCCGAGCAGTCGATCCTCCGCGCCCACCACGGCGGTCATGCCTAGCCGCTTGCGGCTCATCTCCACCAGCGCCTCGCTGATGCTGGCGGTGGGCGGCACCCGCGGCACCGCATCGCCGACATGCATCACGTCGGTGATGTGCAGCAGCAGGCGTCGGCCCAGCGCGCCGGCGGGATGCGAGCGGGCGAAATCGTCGGCGGTGAAGCCGCGCGCTTCCAGCAAGGCCACGGCCAGCGCGTCGCCCATCGCCAGGCTGGCGGTGGTGCTGGAGGTTGGGGCAAGGTGCAGCGGGCAAGCTTCGACGGGAACGCCGACATCCAGGTGGACATCCGCCTCGCGCGCAAGGCTGGACCCTTCGCGGCCGGTCATGGCGATCACCGGGTTGCCTTGCCGGCGCAGTGCCGGCAGCAGCAGCAGCACTTCGTCGCTCTCGCCGGAATACGACAGCGCCAGCATCACGTCGGCGTCGGTGACCATGCCCAGGTCGCCGTGCGCGGCTTCGCCCGGGTGCATGTAAAACGCAGGCGTGCCGGTGGACGCCAGCGTGGCTGCGATCTTGCGCGCCACGTGCCCGGACTTGCCCATGCCGGTGCAGACCACGCGCCCGCGGCAGGCCAGGATTGCCTGGCAGGCGTCGCCGAACGCGCCGTCGATGCGGGCGGCGACCGCTGCCAGGGCTTCACCCTCCAAGGTGAACACACGGCGGCCGCTGGCGGCGAAATCGAAGCTGTCTGGGCTGACGGACATGGCGGGGACTCGGCGGGTTTCCGCTAAACTCATGCGTTCAGTTTACGCGAGTCCCCCCACCTGCCCATGAATACCAACACTATCCGCCAGTTGATCGAAGCCGGCCTGCCCGGCGCCCAAGCCGAGGTGCAGGGGGAGGATGGCGTGCATTTCGAGGCGACCGTGGTGTGCGCGGCATTTGCCGGCAAGCTGCCGCTGGCCCGCCATCGCATGGTGTATTCAACGCTGGGCGAGCGCATGGGTGGTGAAATCCACGCCCTGCAATTGAAGACCCTGACGCCGGAAGAGGCTGCCGCCTGATGCAAAAGATCCTGGTTCAGGGCGGCATCCGCCTGGATGGCGAGGTGCGTATTTCCGGCGCGAAAAATGCAGTGCTGCCCATCCTGTGCGCCACCTTGCTGGCGGATTCGCCGGTGTGCATCACCAATGTGCCGCGCCTGCATGACGTGCTGACCACCGCCAAGCTGTTGGCCGGGCTGGGCGCGGGGGTGGAGCATGCCGGCGACGTGATGACCGTGGATCCGCGCAGCGTGAACAGTCACGTCGCGCCCTACGAGCTGGTCAAGACCATGCGCGCCTCGGTGCTGGTGCTGGGGCCGCTGCTGGCGAAGCACGGCGTGGCCGAAGTCTCGCTGCCGGGCGGCTGCGCGATCGGTTCGCGCCCGGTGGACCTGCACATCAAGGGCCTGCAGGCGCTGGGCGCGGACATCACGGTGGACCACGGGTTCATCAAGGCGCGCAGCAACGGGAGGCTGAAAGGCGCGCGCCACGTGTTCGAGCTGGTCAGCGTGGGCGCCACCGAGAACGTGCTGATGGCGGCGGCGTTGGCCGAGGGCACCTCGGTGCTGGAAAACGCGGCGATGGAGCCGGAGATCGTCGACCTGGCCAACTGCCTGAACGCGATGGGCGCGAACATCAGCGGCGCCGGCAGTTCGCGGATCGTCATCGAAGGCGTGCCGCACCTGTCCGGATGCACCCACGCAGTGATTGCCGATCGCATCGAAACCGGCACGTTCCTGGTCGCTGCAGCAATGACCGGCGGCCGGGTGACCGTCACCCACGCGCGGCCCGGCACGCTGGACGCCGTGTTGGACAAACTGCGCGAAACCGGTGCCGATATCGCCATCGAAGGCGATCGCATTACCCTGGACATGCACGGCAAGCGCCCGCAGGCGGTCAACCTCACCACGGCGCCGCATCCGGCGTTCCCCACCGACATGCAGGCGCAGTTCATGGCGCTGGACTGCGTGGCTGAAGGCGTTGGCGTGAT contains:
- the murA gene encoding UDP-N-acetylglucosamine 1-carboxyvinyltransferase; the protein is MQKILVQGGIRLDGEVRISGAKNAVLPILCATLLADSPVCITNVPRLHDVLTTAKLLAGLGAGVEHAGDVMTVDPRSVNSHVAPYELVKTMRASVLVLGPLLAKHGVAEVSLPGGCAIGSRPVDLHIKGLQALGADITVDHGFIKARSNGRLKGARHVFELVSVGATENVLMAAALAEGTSVLENAAMEPEIVDLANCLNAMGANISGAGSSRIVIEGVPHLSGCTHAVIADRIETGTFLVAAAMTGGRVTVTHARPGTLDAVLDKLRETGADIAIEGDRITLDMHGKRPQAVNLTTAPHPAFPTDMQAQFMALDCVAEGVGVINETIFENRFMHVNELLRLGADIRVDGHTAVVRGVAKLSGAPVMATDLRASASLILAGLVADGDTVIDRIYHLDRGYENIEAKLGALGARIRRVD
- a CDS encoding KpsF/GutQ family sugar-phosphate isomerase; translation: MSLAETRRVPAMSVSPDSFDFAASGRRVFTLEGEALAAVAARIDGAFGDACQAILACRGRVVCTGMGKSGHVARKIAATLASTGTPAFYMHPGEAAHGDLGMVTDADVMLALSYSGESDEVLLLLPALRRQGNPVIAMTGREGSSLAREADVHLDVGVPVEACPLHLAPTSSTTASLAMGDALAVALLEARGFTADDFARSHPAGALGRRLLLHITDVMHVGDAVPRVPPTASISEALVEMSRKRLGMTAVVGAEDRLLGLYTDGDLRRSLDDAHVDLRNTRIDAVMTRSPRTIGPEALAVEAAQLMETYKISSLLVVDDAGRLAGALNIHDLLLARVV
- a CDS encoding BolA family protein, which encodes MNTNTIRQLIEAGLPGAQAEVQGEDGVHFEATVVCAAFAGKLPLARHRMVYSTLGERMGGEIHALQLKTLTPEEAAA